The following coding sequences lie in one Populus trichocarpa isolate Nisqually-1 chromosome 14, P.trichocarpa_v4.1, whole genome shotgun sequence genomic window:
- the LOC18108992 gene encoding probable LRR receptor-like serine/threonine-protein kinase RKF3: protein MFNLLLLTITTFLITLSLVQSQAQNNTAPCPLDFDVLQNLISAGSNRIPTSDINQQCQYIRQGLRLVQSHYLQINNSFLPPLDSAESCWSTYQVLIDGFLPNFDIRSSCGFNTSWISQGCMNISTRSQFEAIVPVSALNDVASNCNQSLQNNSPCAACTTSLSTLQARYLTGSSIGNVSDCQAYPSIYAAAFTNRYGPTDKGTAKCLFFLDFSSKKSSKKRSIVLILGVLLGGGVGLVVLIGLCWIFHKRKKRADKFGRVLETELGSGLESISQSTSLVKYTFDEIRKATRNFSRDNIIGRGGYGNVYKGELPDGSLVAFKRFKNCSAAGDSSFAHEVEVIASVRHVNLVALRGYCTATSPFEGHQRIIVCDLIKNGTLHDHLFGSCAEKLSWPIRQKIALGTARGLAYLHYGAQPSIIHRDIKASNILLDESFEPKVADFGLAKFTPEGMTHLSTRVAGTMGYVAPEYALYGQLTERSDVFSFGVVLLELLSGKKALMVDHEGQPSIVTDWAWSLVREGRTLDVIEDGMPESGSQEILEKYVLVAVLCSHPQLYARPTMDQVVKMLETDLSIPSIPERSISLVAEMDDIERTASRSASGQLSSPAGYQHFTFENDSPSIRKEEGSSFSLVAEMDEIERTASRSASGQLSSPAGYQHFTFENDRPSIRKEEGSSSDSRAIE, encoded by the coding sequence ATGTTCAATCTCCTTCTCCTCACCATCACAACATTCCTCATCACTCTATCCCTCGTTCAATCTCAAGCTCAAAACAACACAGCACCATGCCCGTTAGACTTCGACGTGCTCCAAAACCTGATATCTGCCGGCTCCAATCGCATCCCCACTTCAGACATCAACCAGCAGTGTCAGTACATCCGTCAAGGACTTCGACTTGTTCAATCCCATTACCTCCAGATTAACAACTCCTTCCTGCCTCCACTCGACTCTGCTGAATCATGCTGGAGCACTTACCAAGTCCTCATCGATGGATTCCTTCCCAATTTCGATATCCGCTCTTCTTGCGGCTTCAACACTAGCTGGATCTCCCAGGGCTGTATGAACATCTCTACCAGGTCCCAGTTCGAGGCCATCGTCCCTGTCTCTGCTCTTAATGATGTTGCTTCCAACTGTAACCAGTCCCTTCAGAATAATTCTCCGTGCGCTGCCTGTACTACCAGCTTGTCCACGCTGCAAGCCAGGTACTTGACGGGATCTTCCATCGGGAATGTTTCGGATTGCCAGGCATATCCCTCCATTTATGCCGCGGCTTTTACTAATAGGTATGGACCTACTGATAAGGGCACAGCCAAGTGTttgtttttccttgattttagTTCCAAGAAATCTAGCAAGAAAAGGAGCATAGTCTTGATCTTGGGTGTTTTATTAGGGGGTGGTGTTGGGTTGGTGGTATTGATTGGTTTGTGCTGGATCTTTCACAAGAGGAAAAAGAGGGCTGACAAATTTGGGAGAGTACTTGAGACAGAGTTGGGTTCTGGGTTGGAGTCCATTAGTCAAAGTACTTCTTTGGTTAAATATACATTTGACGAGATTAGGAAGGCAACTAGAAATTTTTCTAGAGATAACATTATCGGGAGAGGAGGTTACGGGAATGTGTATAAAGGTGAATTGCCAGATGGTTCTCTAGTTGCTTTTAAAAGATTCAAGAATTGCTCGGCTGCAGGTGATTCTTCTTTTGCTCATGAAGTTGAGGTTATTGCGAGTGTCAGGCATGTCAATCTTGTTGCTTTGAGAGGATATTGTACTGCTACTAGTCCTTTTGAGGGTCACCAGAGGATAATCGTGTGTGATTTGATAAAGAATGGCACTTTGCATGACCATTTATTCGGGTCCTGTGCGGAAAAGCTTAGCTGGCCTATTCGGCAAAAGATTGCTTTAGGGACTGCTAGGGGATTGGCTTATTTGCACTATGGGGCTCAGCCGTCAATTATTCATAGGGATATTAAAGCTAGTAATATACTTCTGGATGAGAGTTTTGAGCCCAAGGTTGCGGACTTTGGGCTAGCAAAGTTTACCCCAGAAGGAATGACACATTTGAGCACCAGGGTAGCTGGGACTATGGGATATGTTGCTCCTGAGTATGCTTTGTATGGGCAATTAACAGAGAGAAGCGACGTGTTTAGCTTTGGTGTCGTGCTTCTCGAGCTTTTGAGTGGGAAGAAGGCACTTATGGTGGATCATGAGGGACAGCCATCTATTGTGACTGATTGGGCATGGTCATTAGTGAGAGAAGGGAGAACTTTAGATGTTATCGAAGATGGCATGCCGGAATCAGGGTCACAAGAAATTTTGGAAAAGTATGTTCTGGTGGCAGTTCTTTGTTCTCATCCACAGTTATATGCTAGGCCAACAATGGATCAAGTCGTGAAAATGTTGGAAACAGATCTCTCAATTCCTTCCATTCCAGAAAGGTCAATTTCTCTTGTAGCTGAGATGGATGATATTGAGAGAACTGCGAGCAGAAGCGCCTCTGGTCAGCTCTCTAGTCCAGCTGGCTACCAGCATTTCACATTCGAGAATGATAGCCCTTCTATCCGCAAGGAAGAAGGGTCAAGTTTTTCTCTTGTAGCTGagatggatgaaattgagagaACTGCTAGCAGAAGCGCCTCTGGTCAGCTCTCTAGTCCAGCTGGCTATCAGCATTTCACATTCGAGAATGATCGCCCTTCTATCCGCAAGGAAGAAGGGTCAAGTTCAGACTCTAGAGCAATAGAATAG
- the LOC127904295 gene encoding probable LRR receptor-like serine/threonine-protein kinase RKF3 — translation MFNLLLLTITLSLITLSLVQSQAQNNTATCPLDFNVLRNLTSASSKRPPTSDINQQCRYILQGLRLVQSHYLQLNNSFLPPLDSAESCWSTYQVLIDGFLPNFDIRSSCGFNTSWISQGCMNISTRSQFEAIVPVSALNDVASNCNQSLENNSPCAACTTSLSTLQARYLTGASIGNVSDCQAYPSIYAAAFINRYGPTDKGTAKCLFLLDFSSKKSSKKRSIVLILGVLLGGGVGLVVLIGLCWIFHKRKKRADKFGRVLETELGSGLESISQSTSLVKYTFDEIRKATRNFSRDNIIGRGGYGNVYKGELPDGSLVAFKRFKNCSAAGDSSFAHEVEVIASVRHVNLVALRGYCTATSPFEGHQRIIVCDLIKNGTLHDHLFGSCAEKLSWPIRQKIALGTARGLAYLHYGAQPSIIHRDIKASNILLDESFEPKVADFGLAKFTPEGITHLSTRVAGTMGYVAPEYALYGQLTERSDVFSFGVVLLELLSGKKALMVDHEGQPSIVTDWAWSLVREGRTLDVIEDGMPESGSQEILEKYVLVAVLCSHPQLYARPTMDQVVKMLETDLSIPSIPERPISLVAEMDDIERTASRSASGQLSSPAGYQHFTFENDRPSIRKEEGSSFSLVAEMDDIERTASRSASGQLSSPAGYQHFTFENDRPSIRKEEGSSSDSRAIE, via the coding sequence ATGTTCAATCTCCTTCTCCTCACCATCACTCTATCCCTCATCACTCTATCCCTCGTTCAATCTCAAGCTCAAAACAACACAGCAACATGCCCATTAGACTTCAACGTCCTCCGCAACCTGACATCTGCCAGCTCCAAACGCCCCCCCACTTCAGACATCAACCAGCAGTGTCGGTACATCCTTCAAGGACTTCGACTTGTTCAATCCCATTACCTCCAGCTTAACAACTCCTTCCTCCCTCCACTCGACTCTGCTGAATCATGCTGGAGCACTTACCAGGTCCTCATCGATGGATTCCTTCCCAATTTCGATATCCGCTCTTCTTGCGGCTTTAACACTAGCTGGATCTCCCAGGGCTGTATGAACATCTCTACCAGGTCCCAGTTCGAGGCCATCGTCCCTGTCTCTGCTCTTAATGATGTTGCTTCCAACTGTAACCAGTCCCTTGAGAATAATTCTCCGTGTGCTGCTTGTACTACCAGCTTGTCCACGCTGCAAGCCAGGTACTTGACGGGAGCTTCCATCGGGAATGTTTCGGATTGCCAGGCATATCCCTCCATTTATGCCGCGGCTTTTATTAATAGGTATGGACCTACTGATAAGGGCACAGccaagtgtttgtttttacttgattttagtTCCAAGAAATCTAGCAAGAAAAGGAGCATAGTCTTGATCTTGGGTGTTTTATTAGGGGGTGGTGTTGGGTTGGTGGTATTGATTGGTTTGTGCTGGATCTTTCACAAGAGGAAAAAGAGGGCTGACAAATTTGGGAGAGTACTTGAGACAGAGTTGGGTTCTGGGTTGGAGTCCATTAGTCAAAGTACTTCTTTGGTTAAATATACATTTGACGAGATTAGGAAGGCAACTAGAAATTTTTCTAGAGATAACATTATCGGGAGAGGAGGTTACGGGAATGTGTATAAAGGTGAATTGCCAGATGGTTCTCTAGTTGCTTTTAAAAGATTCAAGAATTGCTCGGCTGCAGGTGATTCTTCTTTTGCTCATGAAGTTGAGGTTATTGCGAGTGTCAGGCATGTCAATCTTGTTGCTTTGAGAGGATATTGTACTGCTACTAGTCCTTTTGAGGGTCACCAGAGGATAATCGTGTGTGATTTGATAAAGAATGGCACTTTGCATGACCATTTATTCGGGTCCTGTGCGGAAAAGCTTAGCTGGCCTATTCGGCAAAAGATTGCTTTAGGGACTGCTAGAGGATTGGCTTATTTGCACTATGGGGCTCAGCCGTCAATTATTCATAGGGATATTAAAGCTAGTAATATACTTCTGGATGAGAGTTTTGAGCCCAAGGTTGCGGACTTTGGGCTAGCAAAGTTTACCCCAGAAGGAATTACACATTTGAGCACCAGGGTAGCTGGGACTATGGGATATGTTGCTCCTGAGTATGCTTTGTATGGGCAATTAACAGAGAGAAGCGACGTGTTTAGCTTTGGTGTCGTGCTTCTCGAGCTTTTGAGTGGGAAGAAGGCACTTATGGTGGATCATGAGGGACAGCCATCTATTGTGACTGATTGGGCATGGTCATTAGTGAGAGAAGGGAGAACTTTAGATGTTATCGAAGATGGCATGCCGGAGTCAGGGTCACAAGAAATTTTGGAAAAGTATGTTCTGGTGGCAGTTCTTTGTTCTCATCCACAGTTATATGCTAGGCCAACAATGGATCAAGTCGTGAAAATGTTGGAAACAGATCTCTCAATTCCTTCCATTCCAGAAAGGCCAATTTCTCTTGTAGCTGAGATGGATGATATTGAGAGAACTGCGAGCAGAAGCGCCTCTGGTCAGCTCTCTAGTCCAGCTGGCTACCAGCATTTCACATTCGAGAATGATCGCCCTTCTATCCGCAAGGAAGAAGGGTCAAGTTTTTCTCTTGTAGCTGAGATGGATGATATTGAGAGAACTGCGAGCAGAAGCGCCTCTGGTCAGCTCTCTAGTCCAGCTGGCTATCAGCATTTCACATTCGAGAATGATCGCCCTTCTATCCGCAAGGAAGAAGGGTCAAGTTCAGACTCTAGAGCAATAGAATAG
- the LOC7457978 gene encoding receptor-like cytosolic serine/threonine-protein kinase RBK2 isoform X2 has product MEKKEDASSPVGVLEDYFKSEDSESCSSKDPSSDAEVSKHASRWHGFVKLLRSRSKKSLATLHPLGVLKLSMRKSSSMRENIITNLFANSDSSNFKSPRINFTLSELQAATNNFSQENLIGKGGYAEVYKGCLQNGKIVAIKRLTRGTTDEIIGDFLSEMGIMAHVNHPNTAKLIGYGIEGGMHLVLELSPHGSLASVLYGSKERLTWHIRYKIALGTAHGLLYLHEGCQRRIIHRDIKAANILLTEDFEPQICDFGLAKWLPEHWTHHTVSKFEGTFGYLAPEYLMHGIVDEKTDVFAFGVLLLELVTGRRALDYSQQSLVLWAKPLLKNNEIGELVDPALVDDYNARQMNLVLLAASLCIQQSSIRRPHMIQVVQILNEEYNSPKNRHIN; this is encoded by the exons atggagaaaAAGGAGGATGCTAGCTCTCCGGTTGGAGTTCTTGAAGACTACTTTAAGAGTGAAGACTCAGAGAGTTGTTCTTCAAAAGATCCCTCATCGGATGCTGAGGTTTCAAAACATGCCTCCCGTTGGCATGGATTTGTCAAGTTACTTAGAAGTAGATCGAAGAAATCTTTAGCAACATTGCATCCTCTCGGTGTCCTAAAGCTCTCTATGAGAAAGAGCAGTAGCATGAGAGAAAACATTATAACGAATCTCTTTGCGAATTCTGATTCGAGCAATTTTAAGTCTCCAAGGATCAACTTCACTCTCTCTGAGCTCCAAGCCGCGACAAACAATTTCAGCCAAG AGAACCTGATTGGAAAAGGCGGTTATGCTGAAGTTTACAAAGGGTGTTTGCAAAATGGGAAAATTGTTGCCATCAAGCGTTTAACACGAGGAACAACTGATGAGATTATTGGGGACTTTTTATCTGAGATGGGGATTATGGCCCATGTGAACCATCCCAATACAGCTAAATTGATTGGTTATGGAATTGAAGGAGGAATGCACCTTGTTCTTGAATTGTCTCCACATGGGAGCTTAGCTTCAGTTCTTTATG GTTCAAAAGAGAGATTGACATGGCATATCAGGTATAAGATTGCATTAGGGACAGCTCATGGTTTACTCTATCTTCACGAGGGTTGCCAGAGAAGAATAATACACAGAGATATTAAGGCTGCAAACATTTTGCTTACAGAGGACTTTGAGCCTCAG atttgtgATTTTGGTCTTGCAAAGTGGCTACCAGAGCATTGGACTCACCACACTGTTTCCAAATTTGAAGGCACATTCGG TTATCTTGCTCCGGAATACTTGATGCATGGAATAGTAGACGAAAAAACTGATGTTTTTGCCTTCGGTGTGCTGCTGTTGGAACTAGTCACGGGACGGCGAGCTCTGGATTACTCGCAGCAAAGCCTTGTGTTGTGG gcaaAACCATTACTCAAGAACAATGAGATTGGAGAGCTAGTTGATCCTGCTCTTGTTGATGATTATAATGCTCGACAAATGAATCTTGTGCTCTTGGCTGCTTCTTTATGCATACAACAATCTTCAATACGGCGGCCTCACATGATTCAG GTTGTCCAGATTCTGAATG AGGAGTACAACTCACCCAAGAACAGGCATATCAATTGA
- the LOC7457978 gene encoding receptor-like cytosolic serine/threonine-protein kinase RBK2 isoform X1, with the protein MEKKEDASSPVGVLEDYFKSEDSESCSSKDPSSDAEVSKHASRWHGFVKLLRSRSKKSLATLHPLGVLKLSMRKSSSMRENIITNLFANSDSSNFKSPRINFTLSELQAATNNFSQENLIGKGGYAEVYKGCLQNGKIVAIKRLTRGTTDEIIGDFLSEMGIMAHVNHPNTAKLIGYGIEGGMHLVLELSPHGSLASVLYGSKERLTWHIRYKIALGTAHGLLYLHEGCQRRIIHRDIKAANILLTEDFEPQICDFGLAKWLPEHWTHHTVSKFEGTFGYLAPEYLMHGIVDEKTDVFAFGVLLLELVTGRRALDYSQQSLVLWAKPLLKNNEIGELVDPALVDDYNARQMNLVLLAASLCIQQSSIRRPHMIQVVQILNGNLSCLKCMKKIRLPFFRKAFLNEKLLGAEEYNSPKNRHIN; encoded by the exons atggagaaaAAGGAGGATGCTAGCTCTCCGGTTGGAGTTCTTGAAGACTACTTTAAGAGTGAAGACTCAGAGAGTTGTTCTTCAAAAGATCCCTCATCGGATGCTGAGGTTTCAAAACATGCCTCCCGTTGGCATGGATTTGTCAAGTTACTTAGAAGTAGATCGAAGAAATCTTTAGCAACATTGCATCCTCTCGGTGTCCTAAAGCTCTCTATGAGAAAGAGCAGTAGCATGAGAGAAAACATTATAACGAATCTCTTTGCGAATTCTGATTCGAGCAATTTTAAGTCTCCAAGGATCAACTTCACTCTCTCTGAGCTCCAAGCCGCGACAAACAATTTCAGCCAAG AGAACCTGATTGGAAAAGGCGGTTATGCTGAAGTTTACAAAGGGTGTTTGCAAAATGGGAAAATTGTTGCCATCAAGCGTTTAACACGAGGAACAACTGATGAGATTATTGGGGACTTTTTATCTGAGATGGGGATTATGGCCCATGTGAACCATCCCAATACAGCTAAATTGATTGGTTATGGAATTGAAGGAGGAATGCACCTTGTTCTTGAATTGTCTCCACATGGGAGCTTAGCTTCAGTTCTTTATG GTTCAAAAGAGAGATTGACATGGCATATCAGGTATAAGATTGCATTAGGGACAGCTCATGGTTTACTCTATCTTCACGAGGGTTGCCAGAGAAGAATAATACACAGAGATATTAAGGCTGCAAACATTTTGCTTACAGAGGACTTTGAGCCTCAG atttgtgATTTTGGTCTTGCAAAGTGGCTACCAGAGCATTGGACTCACCACACTGTTTCCAAATTTGAAGGCACATTCGG TTATCTTGCTCCGGAATACTTGATGCATGGAATAGTAGACGAAAAAACTGATGTTTTTGCCTTCGGTGTGCTGCTGTTGGAACTAGTCACGGGACGGCGAGCTCTGGATTACTCGCAGCAAAGCCTTGTGTTGTGG gcaaAACCATTACTCAAGAACAATGAGATTGGAGAGCTAGTTGATCCTGCTCTTGTTGATGATTATAATGCTCGACAAATGAATCTTGTGCTCTTGGCTGCTTCTTTATGCATACAACAATCTTCAATACGGCGGCCTCACATGATTCAG GTTGTCCAGATTCTGAATGGTAACCTTAGCTGCTTGAAGTGTATGAAAAAAATCCGATTGCCATTTTTTCGAAAAGCTTTTCTTAATGAAAAACTCCTTGGTGCAGAGGAGTACAACTCACCCAAGAACAGGCATATCAATTGA